The bacterium genome segment AATAAAAAGATTTGTAGTGTGAGGCTTTAGCCTCGCTTCTGGCAAGCAGGAAAGCGAACCTAAAGGTTCGCACTACATTTATCGAATGTCACAGGTTAATTCGTGTCCATTTGTGGCTAATTTCTCTCATTCTCTGTGAACTCTGTGTCTCTGTGGCTGAACGATTACCCTTCTTCACTGTTTACTCTCCAATGGCTACTTTGTCAATATCTCCGGTTCATCTTCTGTCACGACTATGGTATGTTCAAAATGAGCCGACCAGCTTTTGTCTTTTGTTACCACTGTCCAGCCATTATTTAATACATCTATTTCATAATCACCGGTATTTATCATTGGTTCTATACAGAGAACCATACCTGGTTTAAGTCGTGGTCCTTTACCCTGTTCACCAAAATTAGGGACTTGTGGTGCTTCATGTAAATCTCGTCCAATTCCATGACCGCTATAATCACGCGTGACCGCATATCCATAACATTGGGTATAAAATTCGATAGCATAGGAGATGTCCCCTAATCTATTTGGTAATCTTGCTTTAGAAATACCTATTTTCAGGGCATCTTTTGCTACCCGAACTAATTTTTCTGCCTGTGCAGTTATTTGTCCAATAGGAACAGTTACTGCGGCGTCTGCATGATAACCATTTAACAAAACCCCTAAGTCTATCTTCAGAAGGTCTCCATTTTTAAGAATTCGTGTTGCAGAAGGAATTCCGTGGACGACTTCGTGATTAATTGAGGTGCAAATACTCCCCGGAAATCCCTCATATCCCAGGAATGATGGTATTCCGTTTCGACTAATAATCATTTTATGGGCTATTTCTTCCAGATATTTCGTCGTTATGCCTGGTCTGGTTATTTGCACAAGATGTTGTAAGACTTCAGCGACTATTTTACCTGCCACTCGTATCTTTTCTATTTCTTGTTTAGATTTTAAGATAATCATTTTTTTCTAACACATTCATTATCCTATCAAAGACCAGTGGTATTTCAGCATCGGTATCTACTTCTTTTAAGATATTAATCTTTTTATAATAATTAATTAACGGAGCAGTTTGTTCTTTAAAAACTTTTAATCGCCGTGTTATAACCTCTTCTTTGTCATCATCTCGTTGATAAAGTTCTTCCCCACACTTATCACATTTAAACTCATTTTTGGGTGGTTGATAATAGATATGGAAATTAGAGCCGCAGGCTTTGCAAACCCTTCTGCCGGTTAATCGTTTAATTACGACATCATCATTTACCTTCAAGTCTATAACCGCATCTAAGGATATACCCATTTCTTTCAATGTCGCGGTTAATGTTTCTGCCTGAGCAATAGTTCTTGGAAATCCATCAAGGATAAAACCTGCTTTGCAATCATCCTCTAACAATCGTCCTTTTATCAAATTTATAATTATTTCATCCGTGACTAACTCGCCTTTATCCATATATTTTTTGGCAAGCAGACCCAGTTCTGTTTGCTCTTTAACTGCCTGGCGGAGAATATCTCCGGTGGAGATTTGTGGAATTTCAAACTTTTTAGAAATTAACTCTGCCTGGGTTCCTTTTCCTACGCCTGGTGGTCCTAAAAATATTAATCGCATTATGTAAATCTACCTTTAATTCTACCTTTCTTTAAGAATCCATCATAATGTCTCATCAAAAGATGAGATTCAATTTGTCTGACCGTATCCAGAGCTACGCCCACAACAATAAGGATTGAAGTTCCTCCGAAATAAAAAGGTATATGCATTGATTGAATAACTACGGATGGAATAAAATCAATCAAGGCTAAAAATATAGCACCTACGAAGGTAATTCTTTTAAGAATCCGCTCGATATAGTCAGCAGTAGGTTTACCTGGTCGAATACCAGGGATAAAACCACCATATTTTCGCATATTATCGGCGACATCAGTTGGATTAAATATGACCGCGATATAGAAATAAGTAAAAAAGATAATACCCGCTGCCATTAACAAATGATAAATAACACCACCTGGATTTAATTGTCTATACAGGAAGGTGAGAAATTCAGCCTGTTGGGTGCCCAGAAATGTTACAAAGGTAGCCGGCAGAGCCAGAAGCGATGAGGCAAAGATAATCGGTATGACTCCCGCCATATTTACCTGGAGTGGCAAATGGGTGCTCTGACCACCATAGACCTTACGACCGATAATCCGTTTACCATATTGAACAGATATTTTGCGATGTGCTTGAATTATCATCACAACACTTGCCGTAAGTAAAATACCAATCACGAGGATAAAAAGAATGACAAAAATACTCATTTCACCTATTAGCAATCGATGTCCACTTTGAAGAATAGCCTGCGGTATTCTTGAAATAATGCTTGTAAAGATGATTAATGAACTACCATTGCCTATACCCCGGTCTGTAATTTGTTCTCCAAGCCACATTACAAATGCCGTGCCCGTAGTTAGCGTCATAACCGTCATTATATGAAAGCCCAGACCTGGATTTAAAACAAATCCTCTGCCGTCTGGAGTTTGCATATTTTGAATCCAGATACTCATTCCAGTTGCTTGAATAAGTCCAATGAGTAATGTTAGATACCTTGTATATTTAGTAATTCTTTTTCTACCAACATCTCCTTCTTTTGATAATCTCTGGAGATAAGGAATAACAGGTTGTAATAAAGACATAATAATCGAGGCACTGATGTAAGGCATAATTCCTAAGGCAAAGATAGAAAACCGCTCAAATGCCCCACCTGAAAACAGGTCTAATAATCCGACTATTGTTCCTCTTGCTTGTTGGAAGAAGAAACTTAATGCCGCTCCATCGACACCCGGCGTAGGTACTGCTACCCCTAATCTATAAACGGCTAATAATCCGAGGGTAAATAATATCCTTTTCCTTAG includes the following:
- the map gene encoding type I methionyl aminopeptidase; its protein translation is MIILKSKQEIEKIRVAGKIVAEVLQHLVQITRPGITTKYLEEIAHKMIISRNGIPSFLGYEGFPGSICTSINHEVVHGIPSATRILKNGDLLKIDLGVLLNGYHADAAVTVPIGQITAQAEKLVRVAKDALKIGISKARLPNRLGDISYAIEFYTQCYGYAVTRDYSGHGIGRDLHEAPQVPNFGEQGKGPRLKPGMVLCIEPMINTGDYEIDVLNNGWTVVTKDKSWSAHFEHTIVVTEDEPEILTK
- a CDS encoding adenylate kinase is translated as MRLIFLGPPGVGKGTQAELISKKFEIPQISTGDILRQAVKEQTELGLLAKKYMDKGELVTDEIIINLIKGRLLEDDCKAGFILDGFPRTIAQAETLTATLKEMGISLDAVIDLKVNDDVVIKRLTGRRVCKACGSNFHIYYQPPKNEFKCDKCGEELYQRDDDKEEVITRRLKVFKEQTAPLINYYKKINILKEVDTDAEIPLVFDRIMNVLEKNDYLKI
- the secY gene encoding preprotein translocase subunit SecY codes for the protein MQGLEAILNPFKVYELRKRILFTLGLLAVYRLGVAVPTPGVDGAALSFFFQQARGTIVGLLDLFSGGAFERFSIFALGIMPYISASIIMSLLQPVIPYLQRLSKEGDVGRKRITKYTRYLTLLIGLIQATGMSIWIQNMQTPDGRGFVLNPGLGFHIMTVMTLTTGTAFVMWLGEQITDRGIGNGSSLIIFTSIISRIPQAILQSGHRLLIGEMSIFVILFILVIGILLTASVVMIIQAHRKISVQYGKRIIGRKVYGGQSTHLPLQVNMAGVIPIIFASSLLALPATFVTFLGTQQAEFLTFLYRQLNPGGVIYHLLMAAGIIFFTYFYIAVIFNPTDVADNMRKYGGFIPGIRPGKPTADYIERILKRITFVGAIFLALIDFIPSVVIQSMHIPFYFGGTSILIVVGVALDTVRQIESHLLMRHYDGFLKKGRIKGRFT